The sequence below is a genomic window from Halococcus salsus.
GCGGTGAATCGATGAGGATGTCGGAAACGAGGTCGGGTCGTGGGCTGACGGGTCTGCGGGTCGTCGCCGCAGTTCTCGCGGTTCTAACGGTCCAGATCGGGCAGGTCAGCGGACGGCTGTTGACTTCACTCGTCGGCATCGTCGTTCTCGTCGCCGCCCTGCTCTCGCTTGCTGGCGTAATCACCGTCTCACGACGCCGCACGGTCCGGGTTGCCGTAGCTGTTCTGTTGGTCGTTTTGATGGGATACAACATCGTGTTCTCGACCGTCCCGATCGGTAATCCCCCAGGCAGATAGCCCCTCAGTCGTCGGTCCCGAAGTCCACGAGTTCCGCGTCCGCTCTCGCTCGTTCGGCCGCCGCGTCGAGGTCGAACTCCCGGATGACCTCACCGTCGCGGATCAGTGGCTCCAACAGTGGCTCGCCCTCGGCGTCGTGGTCGGCGAGCGCGACGTGGTGACCGCCCGTGGACGTTCGATAGACCTGCTTCCTTCCCGAGAGCTTCCCGCGTTTCGAGACGGGTTCGCCGTCGATCTCGACGATATCGAGCGCGAAGTCGACGGGGTCGGCGTTCGAGACGTAGCTCCCGACGCCGAAGCCGTCCGCGACGTCCCGGAGGTCCCGAAGCGTCTCGGGGCCGAGCCCGCCGCTGGCGAAGAGGCCGACGTCCTCGCGGCCCCGCGCGTCGAGCGCCCAGCGCACCTCGCGCAGGATGTGCCGGAAGTCCCCGCGGCGCGAGCCCGTGGTGTCGATCCGGACGCTGTCGAGGTCCTCGCCGAGCGCGTCGGCCGCCCGGAGGGTCTCGTCGACCTCGTCGGTGTAGGTGTCACACAGCGCGATCCGCGGGACGGACTCGGGCGCGGCCTCGTCGAAGGCGACCCACGCGTCCTCCTGGTTTCCCTTCCCGAAACAGATCACGAGCGCGTGGGGCATCGTGCCGCTGGCCTCCCGGTCGAGGAGGTCGCCCGCGGCGACGTGCGAGAAGCCGTCGAAACCCGCCACCAGCGCGCTCCGCTCGACGACCGCCGCGATCGAGGGGTGGACGTGGCGCGCGCCGAAGCTCAACAGCGATGAATCGGGGGCGGCCAGCCGCGCCCGGAGCGCGCTCGTCGCCATCCCGGAGGGGTGCGAGAGAAACCCCAAGAGCGCGGTTTCGAACCGAGCGAACTCGAGGTATCGTCCCTCGATCCGGAGCACCGGCCCGCCGTCGAACAGCTGTCCCTCGCGGAGGGCGTCGGCGTCGACATCTAGCCCACGAAGGAGGTGGGCGGCGTCCTCGATCCCGGCGAAGACCTCGAACTCCCCAGTCGAGAACTGGTCGGCGGTGACCTCGGCGACGACTCGTGGATTCTTCCCGACGTAGTCGAGCGTCTCGACGGTCCGTTCGAAGTAGGCGTCGGTGGCGCGGCCCTCGCGGATGACGGCGGGCGAGACGATATCGAACTCGGGGTCGGGCATGTACGACCTCCTCGGGGAGGGTGGAAAAGCGTGTTCGTCAGCCGCCCGCGTGGACGTCGTTCAGGTCGCCGGTCTCGGGTGCGTTGACGATGGTGACGGTGTTCCCATCCCGTGTGATCCGGAAGGCGTCGCTGTAGGGGCTGTCGTCACGGACCACCCAGACGTCCCCGCTTCCCGATTCGGGCTCGCCGCCCCAGTGCGAGAGGAGGTCGTGGTAGCCGTCGACGAACTCGCGGGCCTCGGCGGGCGAATCCCACGCGAGCTTCCAGACGTAGCCCGTCTCGTTGCCCTTCCGATAGACCGCCATCCGGTCGCCGTCCCAGCCGTTGGTGTAGTTGAAGCCGTAGTTGAACGGGTCGCTGGTGTTGACGCTCCCGGCTTCGAGGTTGAGGAACGCTCCCGGCGCGACGACCGAGGTGTCGTTGTAGTCGTCGTAGAGCGTCGCGCCGAAGGTCGCCGCGAGCGCCGACTGGCCGAGCACGGCGTAGTCGGGCCGGCCCGGCGGGCGCACCCGCTCCCAGCCGTTCGCGGTGCTGTTCGCGACCGTGAGGTTGGTGGGGGGGTCGGAGCCGTATTTCTCGGGGTGGATGACCTGCTCGGCGCTCGCCGGGAGGTCGTCGTAGGCCGCGTTCACCCGGTCCCAGCCGCCGTGCGAACGGAGATAGCTGACGAACGCGGGGCCGTCGGCGTACGGGAAGTACGAGAGGATGTAGACCCCGAGGTCGAGGCTACTGGTGCTGTCGCCGTCCCCGCCGCTGGCGGTGCCAGCGCTCCCGGCCGCGGCCTCGGTGCACTGCCACTCGGCCTCACAGGCCGCGTCGTACTGGTCCTCGATGTAGTTGGCGTCGCCCTCGACCAGCCCGTTCCGGGCGTTGTAAGCGTCGCGCGTCGCGGGGTTCGACGACGAGAGGTCGAAGTGCTGGTCCTGGAGCGCGTGGGTCAGCTCGTGGGCCAGCGTCGAGGGGTCGACGTCGGGGGTGGCCGTCGGCGAGACCACCACGATCGAGTCGTTCGCCGGGCTGTAGTAGCCGAGGACGTTCTGGCCGCGGTTCGACTGCTGAACCGCGAGCGAGTTGCGGTCCTCGCCGACCAGGAACATCCCTTCGAACTTCGCGTTGTCGAACGTCCGGAAGGCCGGCGACCGGCCCCCGCCGTCGCCGGTCGACCGGCTGTAGTCGGCACGGGAGATGACCTCCACCGGCACCGACTGCGTGAACTCGAGCCCCCGGATCCGCTCGACGCGCGCCATCGTGACGTTGACGAGCGCGGCGCGCTCGCTGGCGTTGTAGCCGTCGCCGGTCGTGACCGCTATCGATTCGTTGTACCAGTAGCCGCCCTCCCACCCGAGCGCGTCGTTCGCGGGGTCCGGGGGGATCGTGCCCGCACTGGCCGCGCCCGTGCCGTCACTAGAACCGCCCGTGTCCCCCTTGGCCGCTCCGCCTCCCTCCGTCGTCCCGCTCGAACCCGAGGTGGGAGCGGAGGCGTTGGGACCGCTACCGAGAAACGGGACGCTACAGCCGGCGAGAACCACCAGCGCGACCACGGAAAGAACGGCGACGGCTCGCATACGATGGCGATGTGACCCGCGGGCAAAAAACGTCCGACTGCGGCGACGGGCGGGAACACCCCGAACCGGCGCGAAAAGAGCTTTGCCCGCGTCGTGGGTAGCGGACACATGGAGTTCGACCCCGACCGGACCGCCGTCGTCGTCGTGGACATGCAAAACGGGTTCTGTCACCCGGAGGGGAGCCTCTCCGCCCCCGCCAGCGAGGACGTGATCGACCCTATCGCCGACCTCGTCACGGACGCCCGGGCGGCGGGTGTGAAGACGGTATTCACGCGCGATGTCCACCCGCCGGAGCAGTTCGCGGGGAACCACTACTACGACGAGTTCGAGCGCTGGGGCGAGCACGTCGTCGAGGGGTCGTGGGAAGCCGAAGTCGTCGACGAACTCGCTGGCAAGGCCGACCACGTCGTCGAGAAACACACCTACGACGCCTTCCACGACACCGAGCTGGAGGGGTGGCTGCGGGCGCGCGGGGTCGACGACCTCCTCATCTGTGGGACGCTCGCGAACGTCTGCGTGCTCCACACCGCGGGCAGCGCCGGCCTCCGGGATTTCAGACCCGTCCTCGTCCCGGACGCCATCGGAGCCATCGAGGACGCCCACCACGAGTACGCGCTCGACCACGCCGACTGGTTGTTCGGGGAAGTCACAGAACGCGCCAATATCACGTTCGGAAGCGAACAGTAGCGTCGGAAATCCGCCTCGAATTTCATAAACAAGCAGTTAACTACCGTACTCCGAAACGTATACGGTATTCGACGTCGGTTGTCGGGACGAATGTCCGTCGAGACCGCCGTCCACGACCCCACGGACCGTGTCGGGTTCGTACCCACGGATGCCGATGCCCGTTCGCGCGAGCGCACGACGTTGCTGGTTCGACCCCAATATTTCGGGGTGAGCTACCGTATCAACCCCTACATGCGTCCCGAGGCCGGAGCCGACGCCGCGCGGGCACGCGAGCAGTGGGACGACCTCCGTGGGGTCTACGACGACCTCCCGGCACGGACCACGGTGCTCGACCCGGACGAGGCCGTGGTGGGTGCACGCGACCGTCGCCCGGCGGTCCGAGGTCCGACGCAGCTTCCCGACATGGTGTTCTGTGCGAACCACGGGCTCGCGCTCCCCGACGAGCGTGGGGTCGTGCTCTCGCGGATGGCGACCAGCGAGCGCGCCGACGAGGTCGACTACTTCGCGGCGTGGTGTGAGGACCAGGACTACACCGTCCACACCGTCGAGAGCGGCCCGTTCGAGGGCACCGGCGACGCGATCTGGCATCCCGGTCGACGGCTGCTCTGGGGTGGCTACGGTATCCGAACCAGCAGAGCGGTCTACGACGAGCTCGCCGATCTCCTCGGGGTTCCTATCCTGGGACTCGAACTCGTCGACGAACGTTACTACCACCTCGACGTCTGTTTCGCGCCGCTCGACGAATCCACGGTCCTGGTCGAGCCGGCGGCGTTCACCGACGCGAGCCGCGAGCGTATCGAGGGCTGTTTCGATCGGGTGATCGAGGCCGGACCGGGCGAGTCCGAGCGCGGGCTGGCCTGCAACTGCCACCCTATCGACGGCGAGCACGTCGTGATGGGCGCGGGCAACCCCGAGACGGCCGCACGGGTCGAGAGTGCAGGATTCGAGGTCCACGAGGTTCCGACGGACGAGTTCCAGAAGGCGGGTGGGTCGGTGCGGTGTCTCACGCTCTCGCTCGGGTAGCGCTACCGAAACAGCCGGTAGGCACCCTGGCCCGTCGCCACGGGTTTGGACTCGCCGTCGGGGGCCTCGCTCTCGACCGTGACGGTGGAGACGCCGACGCTCGATCCTGCTCTGACGACCTCCGCGGTGGCGGTGAGGTCGCCGCCGGCAGGCCGGAGGTAGTTGACGTTGAGGTTGATGGTCGCCACGCCGCCGTTGAGCGGGTCGTCGAGGTGGGGCCGGAGCGCGATCCCACCCGCGGTGTCGATGAGGGTCGCGGCGATGCCGCCGTGGACCTGGGCCGGGTCGTCGCCGTCGCCCGGCCGGGAGTTCGAGAGCTTCTCGTCGAAGGGGACCGACAGCACGAGCGTGTCGTGGGTCATCGATTCGACGGTCGTCCCGAGCCACGAGAGGTAGCCGTGGTCGTCGATGAACTCCTGGAGCAGGTCGGTCATCCCGTCCGGAACGTCGGCGTCGCTCATACCGCCACATCACCGGCGAGCGGTTTGTAGCCACCGATGACCGCAAGCGACACCGTGAGGCGTGGTCGGTGCCGAGCGCGGGCATGTCCGATGGCCCGGAGTACGACATCGACTTTCGCGAGCACCCGGAGGAGTACGAGGTCGGCCGCGGCGAGGAGGGCGTGTTCAAGGTCGAACCGTACAAGAGCGAACTTCTCGACTACTGGGGCTACGCCGACCGCGAGACCGCCGACGAGGCCGGGGCGGCCATCTACGCGAAGTATCGGGAGTACCGCGACGAGGGCGACTTCCCGGGGATGGACATGGCGCGGAAATATTTGCAGATGGGCTACACCCGGGCGATGCGCTACGCGCGCTGTCCTGGTGGACAGAAGTACGTAGATGGGGAAGAACGCGACCCCGAGAAGTGGGTCGACCACGACAAACGCGAGGCCGCGCTGATTTATGAGGTCTGGTGGGAGCGAGTGGAGAACGACAAGGTGTATCAGCAGGCGAAATCGGCGCATCGAGAAGGTGGGTGAATCGATCGGTCTGAGCGGGAACCGATGGATGACGAGGTCGAATAGCGTCTGAGAACCGGACGCGCCTACCACTTCTCTGCGACCCGCAGTACACGTCGCGTCGAACAGCGGCTAAGAACCGCACTCACCCGATACAAGTGAGAACCGCAGACCGCCTCTCGACAGCCACGAGCCTCCCCAGCCGACTGCGCTCCTCGCTCGTTTCACTCGCTCCGGTGCTCATCCCTCGCACAATGTCCGCGGTCGGTGTTCGCTATCGCTCACACACGACCGCGAGCGCGCGCTACAGCATCCGAACCACCTCCGCATCGCGAACGGAACGCACCGCAGCCGGTGTCAGCCCAGCCGAATCGGGTCGTCCGTGGGGCGAAGGTCGACCTCGATACGGTCGTCGACGGCGAACGCGTGGCTGGGACAGACGAGCTTCGCGCCGAAGGCGGGGTCGCGAGCACAGCACAGCGATAGCCCGGTGATCGGCTCGTCGTTGGCGAGGATTTCGAGCGGTTCCCACGTCACGTTTCGGCCCGCAGTGGTTCCGATTCGCTGACCGAACAGCGAAACCGATTCTGCAGAGGTGCCGAGCGCGCCGCCGCCCGCGTAGTGGACGAGCCCCCCGTCGAGCACCCGTCCCTCGTCGCTCGCGATGCCAACGAATCGCTCGCCCGGCGCGGGGTTGGCGGGCGCGTCGAGGACCACGTAGGTCTCGCCCGTCTCGACCACACGGCCCGACCCGTTCCAGTCGAGCGCCTCGACCTCGACGTCGGGATCGAGCGCCAGCGACCCGCTCGCGCGGTAGGGGTTCTGATCGGGAGCCCGGAGTTCGAGGTGGACGTGGTTGTCGACCCACGGCGCGAAGAAGCCCGCGCGGACGAGGCTGCCGAGCGGGTCGCCGACGTCGATGGTGTCCCCGGGGTCGACGCCTGGGTCGACGTGGAGGATCCGAGCGACGTGCGGGCCGGTGTCGACGAGGATCAGATGATCGTGGTCGGGCGCGTAGGGTTTCGGCGGTGCGCGAACGGTTCGGGTTTCGAGCACCTCGCCCGCGACGGGCGACGGCGCGACGGACGACTCTTCGGCGGGCCCGAGCCCCGAATCGGGATAGAGATCCACCGCGTGGCCGCGGTCGTGGGAGGTGTACGGCGAGTTGTAGAGCGAGAAGCGCTGGTACCGAGAGAGGACGTCGGCACCGAGTGGGACGGCCATCGACGATCGGAGGACCCGCGGGCGTTTAGCCCTCCCGTCCGTAGGACCGACATGCGAATCGTCGAGGGCCGGGCCGAGGACATCGAGGCCGACAGGGCCCGAACCCGGGAGCTGTTCGAGCACACCGAGGAGACCGGCGAGCCGGCGGTCCGGGTCTGGACGCCCCACCGCCAGGTCGCCTTCGGGCGGCGCGACTCTCAGGAGAACGGCTACGAGGAGGCCAAACGCGCCGCCGAGGACCACGACTTCCCGGTCGTCGAACGGGAGGTCGGCGGTCGCGCGGTGGCCTACACCGGGACCACGGTGACCTTCGCGCGCGCCGAACCCGTCAATGAAGGAATCACCGAACGCTATGACCGTGCGACCGACGACCTCCTGACCGCATTCGAGGAACTCGGGGTCGACGCCCGCCCCGGCGAGCCGCCCGACTCGTTCTGTCCGGGATCGCACTCGCTCCAGGCGAACGGAAAGATCGCGGGCCTCGCCCAGCGCGTCACCGGCGAGGCCGCGCTCGTCGCGGGCATCGTCCTCACCCGCGACGCGGCGGAGATAGTGACCGCGCTTGACCCCGTCTACGCCGCGCTCGACGTGCCGTTCGACCCGGAATCGGTGGGGAGCGTCGAGCGGGCGGGCGGGGAGAGCGAGCCGGAAGCCGTCGTGCGGGCGGTCGAGACGGCGCTGGTCGAGGGCGACGATGAAGCGGCCGACGACCGGGAGGCTTAGGCCCGCGGACGCGGTGGCTGCGGTATGCTCATCACGAACGCGCGGCTCGCCGACGGCCGCCGGCGCGACGTCCGCGTCGACGGCGAGCGGATCGCCGCCGTCGAGGCCGACCTCGACCCGCACGCCGACGAACGCGTCCTCGACACCGACGACGACCTCCTCCTCCCAGGGATGATCGACACACACGTCCACTTCCGGGAGCCGGGGTTCCCCGAGAAGGAGACCTGGGCCACGGGCAGCCGGTCGGCGGCGGCGGGCGGGGTCACCACGGTCGTCGACCAGCCGAACACGGAGCCGCCAACGGTCACGGGCGACGCCTTCGACGACAAGGCCGACCTGGCGACCGACTCGATCGTGGATTTCGGGATCAACGGCGGCGTCACGCCCGAGTGGGACCCCGAGGAACTGTTCGACCGCCCGCTGTTCGCGCTCGGCGAGGTGTTCCTCGCGGACTCAACGGGCGAGATGGGTATCGACGCCGACCTGTTCGCGACGGCCGCCCGCGAGGCCGCCGACCACGGGGTCCCCGTGACCGTCCACGCCGAGGACGCGACGCTGTTCGACGAAGGTGCGAGAAACCGCGACGACGCGGACGCCTGGAGCGCCTACCGAACCGCCGAAGCCGAGGCCGTCGCCGTCGAGCGCGCGTGCGAGGTCGGTCGAGAGGTTGGGTCAGGGGTACACATCGCCCACACCAGCACGCCCGAGGGCGTCGATGCCGCGAACGAGGCAGGGATGACCTGCGAGGTCACGCCCCACCACCTCCTCCTCTCGCGCGACGATCTCGACGACCTGGGGACCCTCGGCCGGATGAATCCCCCACTCCGGAGCGAGGAACGGCGGGCCGCGGTCTACGACCGCGTCGCGAACGGAACGGTCGACGTGATCGCGACCGACCACGCGCCCCACACCCGCGCCGAGAAGGACGCGGGCATCTGGGACGCCCCGAGCGGCGTTCCGGGCGTCGAGACCGCGCTCCCGCTCCTGCTGGAGGAAGCGCGTCAGGGACGGCTGGGCTACGAGCGCGTCCGCGACCTCACGGCCGCGAACCCCGCCGCCGTCTTCGACCGCCCGCGGAAGGGCCGGGTCGAGGCGGGTCGGGACGCCGACCTCGTGCTGGTCGACCCCGACTCGCCGCGCGAGATCCGTGGCGAGGGGCTCCACTCGAAGGCGGGCTGGACGCCGTTCGAGGGCTGGAACGGCGTCTTCCCGGAACTGACGATGGTTCGCGGGGAGACGGTCTACGAACGGAACGAGGACGGCGAGCGCTTCGGCGAGGTGGGCGGCGAGAACGTTCGTCTCAGTCGGTGAGGGACGAGACGAGGAGCACCAGCCCGACGAGAACGAGGACGGCACCGTTGAGGCGCGCCGTCGCGGTGCCGAACGTGCCCGGCACCGACGCGCCGGCGAGCGAGCCAACGTCCCGGTGCCGGTCCCCGGTGGCGGGCCGAACGAGGAGCGCCACCCCGACGGCGACCGACACCACACCGGCACCGAGGAGTATCTGACGGCTCATCGGTCGAGGGAGGAACGCCCACCGGATAACGGTTCGTCGGGGCGGGTGTTCTGCTTACCCAATGGCGACCGTCGCCAGAACGACCCCGACCATCACGCCCGCACCGAACCCCAAAACCCGTGTCATGGCGCGCCGGGAGTCCGCCTCGGTCCAGTCGGTGCCGGCGTCGAGATACGTCTGAAGCGACTCGATACCGCGGCCCGCGAGCACCGACCCCGACCAACCGAGCACGCCGAAACCGAGCACGAGCGCGCCGACCGCGAACGTCTGCGTGCTGGCGAAGTCGAGGTTTCGGAGGACCGAGAGACCGAGCACAGCGAGGCCGCCGGCGACGACACCGACCGCCGCGGCGGTGCCGAGAAGGCGGGTTCGAACGAGGAGCCATTCCTGGGGGCCCATCCCTCAGTCGATGGCCTCGCGCATCCGGGGGTCGAGCGCGTCTCGCATCCCGTCCCCGAGCAGGTTGAACCCGAGCACCGTGAGCGCGAGCAGGAGGCCGGGGAAGAACGACCACCACCACTGCCCGGTGAGCAGCCCCTGGTCCACGCCGTTCGAGAGCATCAGCCCCCACGAGGGCGTGCCGGTGGCCGCGCCGAACCCGAGGAAGGAGAGCGCGGCGAGGTCGATGATCGCCAGCCCGAAGTTGAGGGTGCTCTGGACGGTGATGGGCGCGAGACAGTTCG
It includes:
- a CDS encoding PaaI family thioesterase; amino-acid sequence: MSDADVPDGMTDLLQEFIDDHGYLSWLGTTVESMTHDTLVLSVPFDEKLSNSRPGDGDDPAQVHGGIAATLIDTAGGIALRPHLDDPLNGGVATINLNVNYLRPAGGDLTATAEVVRAGSSVGVSTVTVESEAPDGESKPVATGQGAYRLFR
- a CDS encoding dimethylarginine dimethylaminohydrolase family protein, with protein sequence MSVETAVHDPTDRVGFVPTDADARSRERTTLLVRPQYFGVSYRINPYMRPEAGADAARAREQWDDLRGVYDDLPARTTVLDPDEAVVGARDRRPAVRGPTQLPDMVFCANHGLALPDERGVVLSRMATSERADEVDYFAAWCEDQDYTVHTVESGPFEGTGDAIWHPGRRLLWGGYGIRTSRAVYDELADLLGVPILGLELVDERYYHLDVCFAPLDESTVLVEPAAFTDASRERIEGCFDRVIEAGPGESERGLACNCHPIDGEHVVMGAGNPETAARVESAGFEVHEVPTDEFQKAGGSVRCLTLSLG
- a CDS encoding Hvo_1808 family surface protein, with amino-acid sequence MRAVAVLSVVALVVLAGCSVPFLGSGPNASAPTSGSSGTTEGGGAAKGDTGGSSDGTGAASAGTIPPDPANDALGWEGGYWYNESIAVTTGDGYNASERAALVNVTMARVERIRGLEFTQSVPVEVISRADYSRSTGDGGGRSPAFRTFDNAKFEGMFLVGEDRNSLAVQQSNRGQNVLGYYSPANDSIVVVSPTATPDVDPSTLAHELTHALQDQHFDLSSSNPATRDAYNARNGLVEGDANYIEDQYDAACEAEWQCTEAAAGSAGTASGGDGDSTSSLDLGVYILSYFPYADGPAFVSYLRSHGGWDRVNAAYDDLPASAEQVIHPEKYGSDPPTNLTVANSTANGWERVRPPGRPDYAVLGQSALAATFGATLYDDYNDTSVVAPGAFLNLEAGSVNTSDPFNYGFNYTNGWDGDRMAVYRKGNETGYVWKLAWDSPAEAREFVDGYHDLLSHWGGEPESGSGDVWVVRDDSPYSDAFRITRDGNTVTIVNAPETGDLNDVHAGG
- a CDS encoding nicotinate phosphoribosyltransferase; protein product: MPDPEFDIVSPAVIREGRATDAYFERTVETLDYVGKNPRVVAEVTADQFSTGEFEVFAGIEDAAHLLRGLDVDADALREGQLFDGGPVLRIEGRYLEFARFETALLGFLSHPSGMATSALRARLAAPDSSLLSFGARHVHPSIAAVVERSALVAGFDGFSHVAAGDLLDREASGTMPHALVICFGKGNQEDAWVAFDEAAPESVPRIALCDTYTDEVDETLRAADALGEDLDSVRIDTTGSRRGDFRHILREVRWALDARGREDVGLFASGGLGPETLRDLRDVADGFGVGSYVSNADPVDFALDIVEIDGEPVSKRGKLSGRKQVYRTSTGGHHVALADHDAEGEPLLEPLIRDGEVIREFDLDAAAERARADAELVDFGTDD
- a CDS encoding DUF7268 family protein gives rise to the protein MGPQEWLLVRTRLLGTAAAVGVVAGGLAVLGLSVLRNLDFASTQTFAVGALVLGFGVLGWSGSVLAGRGIESLQTYLDAGTDWTEADSRRAMTRVLGFGAGVMVGVVLATVAIG
- a CDS encoding DUF4385 domain-containing protein, producing the protein MSDGPEYDIDFREHPEEYEVGRGEEGVFKVEPYKSELLDYWGYADRETADEAGAAIYAKYREYRDEGDFPGMDMARKYLQMGYTRAMRYARCPGGQKYVDGEERDPEKWVDHDKREAALIYEVWWERVENDKVYQQAKSAHREGG
- a CDS encoding dihydroorotase — translated: MLITNARLADGRRRDVRVDGERIAAVEADLDPHADERVLDTDDDLLLPGMIDTHVHFREPGFPEKETWATGSRSAAAGGVTTVVDQPNTEPPTVTGDAFDDKADLATDSIVDFGINGGVTPEWDPEELFDRPLFALGEVFLADSTGEMGIDADLFATAAREAADHGVPVTVHAEDATLFDEGARNRDDADAWSAYRTAEAEAVAVERACEVGREVGSGVHIAHTSTPEGVDAANEAGMTCEVTPHHLLLSRDDLDDLGTLGRMNPPLRSEERRAAVYDRVANGTVDVIATDHAPHTRAEKDAGIWDAPSGVPGVETALPLLLEEARQGRLGYERVRDLTAANPAAVFDRPRKGRVEAGRDADLVLVDPDSPREIRGEGLHSKAGWTPFEGWNGVFPELTMVRGETVYERNEDGERFGEVGGENVRLSR
- a CDS encoding lipoate--protein ligase family protein; the protein is MRIVEGRAEDIEADRARTRELFEHTEETGEPAVRVWTPHRQVAFGRRDSQENGYEEAKRAAEDHDFPVVEREVGGRAVAYTGTTVTFARAEPVNEGITERYDRATDDLLTAFEELGVDARPGEPPDSFCPGSHSLQANGKIAGLAQRVTGEAALVAGIVLTRDAAEIVTALDPVYAALDVPFDPESVGSVERAGGESEPEAVVRAVETALVEGDDEAADDREA
- a CDS encoding cysteine hydrolase family protein, which codes for MEFDPDRTAVVVVDMQNGFCHPEGSLSAPASEDVIDPIADLVTDARAAGVKTVFTRDVHPPEQFAGNHYYDEFERWGEHVVEGSWEAEVVDELAGKADHVVEKHTYDAFHDTELEGWLRARGVDDLLICGTLANVCVLHTAGSAGLRDFRPVLVPDAIGAIEDAHHEYALDHADWLFGEVTERANITFGSEQ